The proteins below come from a single Columba livia isolate bColLiv1 breed racing homer chromosome 26, bColLiv1.pat.W.v2, whole genome shotgun sequence genomic window:
- the LOC135576403 gene encoding ras-related protein Rab-42-like, giving the protein MGTVTEPHQAPNPRGHYQFRVIVLGDAAVGKSSLLRCFAEGTGGEDVGTATPCPIIGVEFYSRTVPLSPAGKAKLQLWDTAGQERFRSITRSFYRSVVGVLLVFDLTNRASFEHIPEWYCEAVGDCSPVFMLVGHKCDLVAGRVVSAEEAGDLAATLGKAFVETSVRGNLNVELAFQTLAGDIQRALGQGTLTSHWDCGGIRLIPSQSSLWPPARGEPQAWCQC; this is encoded by the exons atggggacGGTGACAGAACCCCACCAAGCCCCCAACCCCAGGGGACACTACCAGTTCCGTGTCATCGTGCTGGGGGACGCAGCGGTGGGAAAGTCATCACTGCTGCGTTGTTTTGCAGAGGGGACAGGTGGAGAGGACGTGGGGACGGCCACCCCCTGTCCCATCATCGGCGTGGAGTTCTACAGCCGCACTGTCCCTCTGTCACCTGCCGGCAAGGCcaagctgcagctctgggacacAGCCGGCCAGGAGAGGTTCAG GTCCATCACCAGGTCCTTCTACCGGAGCGTGGTGGGGGTGCTGCTGGTGTTTGACCTCACTAACCGTGCATCCTTTGAGCACATCCCTGAGTGGTACTGTGAGGCCGTCGGGGACTGTTCCCCTGTCTTCATGCTGGTGGGACACAAGTGTGACCTGGTGGCCGGGCGCGTCGTGTCAGCGGAGGAGGCTGGGGACCTGGCAGCCACCCTGGGCAAGGCCTTCGTGGAGACTTCTGTCCGTGGCAACCTCAATGTGGAGCTGGCCTTCCAGACACTGGCAGGGGACATCCAGCGGGCACTGGGACAGGGGACTCTTACCTCGCACTGGGACTGCGGTGGCATCAGGCTCATccccagccagagcagcctCTGGCCCCCAGCACGTGGGGAGCCCCAGGCATGGTGCCAGTgctga